The following proteins are encoded in a genomic region of Triticum dicoccoides isolate Atlit2015 ecotype Zavitan chromosome 1B, WEW_v2.0, whole genome shotgun sequence:
- the LOC119300025 gene encoding flavonoid O-methyltransferase-like protein Os11g0303600: MDQTTAMPMVATSKAELLQADADLFCHTFAYLKSMALNSAVKLGIADVLHRCGGAASLPELLSAVPLHPSKGPYLYRLMNMLAAAGIFTAKDVVPAASAPADGDWAPTTVYHLNTVSRLLVEGSSCMSLCVLLDTTDLFVSASLRLHQWLLSEEEGATMGSPFTMAHDGGLYGVGSRDPEFNALFNGAMGATSKFIAAIAIRECSEVFAGITSLVDVAGGNGTMARSIAEAFPRVKCSVLELPQVIEGISPDGTVELVAGDMMEFVPPADAVLLKHVLHNWSDEDCVKILTRCRQAISHGAKAGKVIIIDTVVGSTSHQMLEAQVTMDLAMMMLFNGKAREEHNWYKMFMEAGFSHYKIHNVLGMRSLIEVHP; encoded by the exons ATGGATCAGACCACAGCCATGCCCATGGTAGCCACCTCAAAAGCTGAGCTTCTGCAAGCCGATGCCGACCTCTTTTGCCACACCTTTGCATACCTCAAGTCCATGGCATTGAACAGTGCCGTGAAGCTTGGAATCGCTGATGTCCTCCACCGCTGCGGTGGCGCCGCCTCCTTGCCCGAGCTGCTCTCCGCCGTCCCCCTCCATCCAAGCAAAGGCCCCTACCTGTATCGCCTCATGAACATGCTGGCTGCGGCAGGGATCTTCACGGCCAAGGATGTTGTCCCTGCCGCATCAGCACCAGCCGACGGCGATTGGGCACCAACCACGGTTTACCACCTCAACACGGTTTCTCGTCTCCTGGTGGAAGGCAGCTCATGCATGTCGCTGTGCGTGCTCCTGGATACCACCGACTTGTTCGTGTCGGCCTCCTTACGGCTGCACCAGTGGCTCctgagcgaggaggagggagcCACGATGGGTTCGCCGTTCACGATGGCGCATGACGGGGGCTTGTATGGCGTCGGTAGTCGTGATCCCGAATTCAACGCCTTGTTCAACGGGGCGATGGGTGCCACCAGCAAGTTCATCGCCGCCATTGCTATCCGTGAATGCAGTGAGGTGTTCGCCGGGATAACATCGTTGGTCGACGTTGCTGGCGGGAACGGCACCATGGCGAGATCCATCGCTGAGGCTTTCCCACGGGTCAAGTGCTCGGTGTTGGAACTCCCACAGGTGATAGAAGGAATCTCGCCTGATGGCACAGTTGAGCTCGTTGCTGGTGACATGATGGAGTTTGTGCCTCCCGCTGATGCTGTTCTTCTTAAG CATGTGCTGCATAACTGGAGCGATGAGGACTGTGTGAAGATCCTCACGCGATGTAGACAGGCCATTTCCCACGGAGCCAAAGCTGGCAAGGTGATAATCATTGATACCGTCGTTGGATCAACCTCACACCAAATGCTTGAAGCCCAGGTCACCATGGATTTGGCCATGATGATGCTATTTAATGGTAAAGCAAGGGAGGAGCACAACTGGTACAAGATGTTCATGGAAGCCGGATTTAGTCACTACAAAATTCACAACGTCTTGGGAATGCGGTCCCTCATCGAAGTCCACCCGTAG